The Catenulispora sp. MAP5-51 DNA segment CTGGGCGTGACCGTGGTCGTGGTCACCCATGATGCGAATGTGGCCGGCCAGGTGCGGCGCACCGTGGCGATCCGGGACGGCCGGACCAGTTCGGAGACCGTGCGCCAGGTCGCGGTGGACGAGGACGGCGCCGAGCGGAACGTCGCCGAGGAGTACGTGATGCTCGACCGCGCCGGACGCATGCAGCTGCCGCGGGAGTACGTCGAGCGGCTCGGCATGCGCGACCGGGTGCGGGTGGCGCTGGACGAGGATCACGTCAGCGTGTGGCCGACCGAGTAGGGCAGTAGAGCGCTCGAATTATTGCAAGTAAGCGTCGATAGTTTTCGATTTCATGTCGGACTCTTGTGGTGTCAGAGTCCTGTCGTTACGCTGGGCGCACCTGCTTCGCATCGCACGGGGAGCGATGCGCACGACCCAACGGGGGGATGACGTGCGCTTCCAGATCCTCGGCCCGCTCAGCGTCGGCCGCAGCGACGGGCCGCTGCCTTTGGGCACCTCCAAACAGCGCCGGTTACTGGCCGCGCTGCTCCTGGACGCCAACCGGGCGGTGCCCCTGGACCGGCTGATCGCCTCGGTCTGGGACGACGACCCGCCGGCCTCGGCCGTGGCCAACATCCGCACCTACGTCTCGCGCCTGCGCGGCCTGCTCGTCGACGAGCACGGGACCGAGCGGATAGCCCGCCGCGGCCCCGGCTACGCCCTGGACATCGCCGAGGAGGAGCTCGACCTGGCCGAGTTCCGCTGCCTGGCCCGCGAAGGCCGCACGGCCGCCGCGGCCGGCGACCACCGGCACGCCGCCGCCGTCCTGGGCGCCGCGCTCGCGCTGTGGCGCGGGGCGCCCGCCGAGGACGTGGCACCCTCGGACTTCCTGCACCGGCGCCTGGAACCGCTGGCCGAGGAACGGCTCGCGGTGGTCGAGGAATGGACCGAGGCCCGGCGCCACGCCGGCGGCGACTCGCGGCTGATCGGCGACCTCCGGTACTTCGTCGAGGACCATCCGCTGCGCGAACGGCTGTGGTACGAACTCGTGCTGGCGCTGTACCGGCGCGGCGACGCCCCCG contains these protein-coding regions:
- a CDS encoding BTAD domain-containing putative transcriptional regulator, with the protein product MRTTQRGDDVRFQILGPLSVGRSDGPLPLGTSKQRRLLAALLLDANRAVPLDRLIASVWDDDPPASAVANIRTYVSRLRGLLVDEHGTERIARRGPGYALDIAEEELDLAEFRCLAREGRTAAAAGDHRHAAAVLGAALALWRGAPAEDVAPSDFLHRRLEPLAEERLAVVEEWTEARRHAGGDSRLIGDLRYFVEDHPLRERLWYELVLALYRRGDAPGALAAYAQARKALIDELGIEPGRPLARLQQAVLARDPALEATGSGAESGSEVGSGVGRAPDSDSGAGTGAGGDAGTGIVTGTGSGSGNGSTGRALVIVVVGEADPEDIGEVLSRLGGGDPGVDVHRILAPRRGPRLRHPA